A single genomic interval of Spirosoma taeanense harbors:
- a CDS encoding T9SS type A sorting domain-containing protein — MRARFGFFFLWMTALGLSQSVLAQQQCADRLTFTPVSQPNQIEWSKFPQFTLPFPVVFGGPRLGDANGSPLRHGFSHIVHVQDSEYGTVVPFRQRAVEWSGFATGLSQPWETIESPWANDLNAYRAKWDRFLSDLAGGQKNAAGQYNIQTNRLVLDIERIQETEARILRLKLDTRVPEAYRKLPDGEFVVAYKNAIRNLYAEGLRYVRQHADLTGVSVSSYADTPILNTYLNVPTFPWTDWTTNLSRVNYLVKDSTERAVGGPFYAQLDALSPSAYYYYDYPNPLAQDCLAYLLFQVEANRAWSTKPVVPWVWLRYHDSSGNYPNFIQPFMAEATAIFPFFSGAAGLWLWDDQSLSRTRTDNHAAYEHFIHGLYRLSRFADMFQAPYELVIETPARDLMDKQLPVWRGVVKNNTILIAAQNPYAAEGAKTELVVRYRNWGRTIELTGREVSLCRYEMGTVTATEPVVPEVQVFPNPATTTLTISFARKPTAATELVLLTAAGRVVSRTTVATAKETLNVATLPAGLYFLRITSERGSQTKKIVIK; from the coding sequence ATGCGCGCTCGATTTGGCTTTTTCTTCCTGTGGATGACGGCTTTAGGGTTAAGTCAGTCGGTTCTGGCCCAGCAGCAATGCGCCGACCGGCTGACGTTTACGCCCGTCAGTCAGCCGAATCAGATCGAATGGAGCAAATTTCCCCAGTTTACGTTGCCGTTTCCGGTCGTCTTTGGCGGGCCGCGGCTGGGCGATGCCAACGGGAGTCCGCTGCGGCATGGCTTCAGTCATATCGTTCACGTGCAGGACAGCGAGTATGGTACGGTTGTTCCGTTTCGCCAGCGGGCTGTCGAATGGTCGGGCTTCGCCACGGGCCTGAGCCAGCCCTGGGAAACCATCGAAAGCCCCTGGGCCAATGACCTGAACGCCTACCGCGCCAAATGGGACCGTTTCCTGTCGGATCTGGCCGGAGGACAGAAGAACGCGGCCGGCCAGTACAATATCCAGACCAACCGGCTGGTGCTGGACATCGAGCGGATTCAGGAAACCGAAGCCCGGATTCTGCGGCTCAAGCTGGATACCCGCGTCCCCGAAGCCTACCGAAAACTGCCGGATGGTGAGTTTGTGGTGGCCTATAAAAACGCGATCCGGAATCTATACGCCGAAGGCTTGCGTTACGTCCGCCAGCACGCCGACCTGACCGGGGTGAGCGTCAGCAGCTACGCCGACACGCCTATTCTGAATACTTATCTGAATGTACCAACCTTTCCCTGGACCGACTGGACAACGAACCTGAGCCGGGTCAATTACCTGGTGAAAGATTCGACGGAGCGCGCAGTAGGCGGGCCGTTCTATGCGCAGTTAGACGCGCTGTCGCCGTCGGCTTACTATTATTACGATTACCCGAACCCGCTGGCGCAGGACTGTCTGGCGTATCTGCTGTTTCAGGTCGAAGCCAACCGGGCGTGGAGCACAAAGCCCGTTGTGCCGTGGGTCTGGCTGCGCTACCACGATAGTTCGGGCAATTACCCCAACTTCATCCAGCCGTTTATGGCTGAAGCCACCGCCATTTTCCCGTTCTTCTCCGGGGCGGCCGGTCTGTGGCTCTGGGACGATCAGAGTCTGTCGCGCACGCGCACCGACAATCACGCGGCCTACGAGCATTTTATCCACGGGTTGTACCGGCTGTCGCGCTTCGCCGATATGTTTCAGGCGCCCTATGAACTGGTTATCGAAACGCCCGCCCGCGACCTGATGGACAAGCAACTGCCCGTCTGGCGCGGGGTGGTCAAGAACAACACCATCCTGATTGCCGCCCAGAATCCCTATGCTGCCGAAGGCGCAAAGACAGAACTGGTCGTTCGGTACAGGAACTGGGGCCGCACCATCGAGCTGACGGGGCGGGAAGTATCCCTATGCCGGTATGAGATGGGAACCGTTACGGCCACGGAGCCGGTAGTGCCTGAGGTGCAGGTATTTCCCAATCCGGCGACAACGACCCTGACGATTTCTTTCGCCCGGAAGCCAACCGCAGCTACCGAATTGGTGTTACTCACTGCAGCCGGTCGGGTGGTTAGCCGAACGACGGTCGCAACGGCGAAGGAAACCCTGAACGTCGCCACGCTGCCTGCCGGACTCTATTTTCTGCGGATCACCAGCGAACGCGGAAGCCAAACTAAAAAAATAGTCATTAAGTAG